One window of Syngnathus acus chromosome 16, fSynAcu1.2, whole genome shotgun sequence genomic DNA carries:
- the LOC119136474 gene encoding gonadotropin-releasing hormone II receptor-like codes for MGLGFSLSLSCPPSTSNLSSAAALTTRMSGQWSLSEWPTANATRWEAPTFGAAARFRVGATALLFAVAAAGNLTLMASVWGGRNRRHSASRLRPLMVSLASADLMMTFVVMPLDAAWNATVQWYGGDALCKLLSFLKLLAMYASASALVVIGLDRHCAIVRPLRVLSARRRNRRMLVLAWSLSLLLAGPQLFVFGTVDAGVDFTQCATHATFSVHWQETLYNMFHFSTLYALPLLVMSCCYGRIMLHINNTHLRNKGQLRRSSSDGISKARMKTLKMTVVIVLSFIVCWTPYYLLGVWYWFQPEVVHFTPEYIHHGLFLFGNLNTCCDPLIYGFYTPSFRADLAACCCPNRRGPATTDFGFPVPRARNESEGRVRLPSPHAQQEGMGLSLLPTICRKSPSVNTSAKKPVRDKMNDGNTPGDFLPASVL; via the exons ATGGGATTGggcttctctctttctctctcctgcCCTCCGTCCACTTCCAACCTCAGCAGTGCAGCGGCGCTGACTACGAGGATGTCTGGTCAGTGGTCACTATCGGAATGGCCCACCGCCAATGCGACCCGGTGGGAGGCTCCCACGTTTGGGGCGGCGGCTCGCTTCCGCGTGGGGGCCACGGCGCTACTGTTTGCCGTAGCAGCCGCTGGCAACCTGACACTGATGGCCAGCGTGTGGGGCGGGCGCAACCGACGTCATTCAGCCTCTCGCCTGCGACCGCTCATGGTCAGCCTGGCGTCAGCCGATCTGATGATGACCTTTGTGGTGATGCCCCTTGACGCAGCGTGGAATGCCACGGTGCAGTGGTACGGGGGCGACGCCTTGTGCAAGTTGCTCAGCTTCCTGAAGTTGTTGGCCATGTACGCCTCGGCTTCGGCGCTGGTTGTCATCGGCCTGGACCGCCATTGCGCCATTGTGCGACCTCTGCGCGTTCTGAGCGCCCGGCGCAGGAACAGACGCATGTTGGTGCTGGCCTGGAGCCTCAGCCTGTTGCTCGCCGGACCACAG CTGTTTGTGTTCGGCACGGTGGACGCGGGCGTCGACTTTACGCAGTGTGCAACGCACGCCACGTTCAGTGTCCACTGGCAGGAAACGCTCTACAACATGTTCCACTTCAGCACCTTGTACGCGCTCCCCCTGCTGGTGATGAGCTGCTGTTACGGCCGCATTATGCTGCACATCAACAACACGCACCTGAGGAATAAAG GCCAACTGCGTCGTAGCAGCAGCGACGGCATCTCCAAGGCCAGGATGAAGACTCTGAAGATGACCGTGGTCATCGTGCTCTCGTTCATAGTGTGCTGGACGCCGTATTACCTGCTGGGAGTATGGTACTGGTTCCAGCCCGAAGTGGTCCACTTCACGCCCGAGTACATCCACCACGGCCTCTTCCTCTTCGGGAACCTCAACACTTGCTGCGACCCACTCATCTACGGCTTCTACACACCCTCCTTCCGGGCTGACCTGGCCGCTTGCTGCTGCCCCAACCGGCGGGGACCGGCCACCACCGATTTTGGGTTCCCCGTCCCCCGTGCCCGGAATGAGTCAGAAGGACGAGTAAGGCTGCCGAGTCCCCATGCCCAACAGGAAGGAATGGGTCTTAGCCTTTTACCGACAATTTGCCGAAAATCGCCAAGCGTGAACACATCCGCAAAGAAGCCTGTACGTGACAAAATGAACGATGGGAATACGCCTGGCGATTTCCTTCCAGCAAGTGTCCTCTAG